Genomic segment of Ruegeria sp. TM1040:
CACGCCCGCCGACATAAAAGGAGCAGAATGTGTCGCGAGGAACAGGTGTTACGGGGTTGGCCGCAGAGATGGCGGATGGCGTGCTGCGCGGGGCAGAAACACTCGGCGACGCCCTCACGAGCCCATTTGCAGCGCCTTCGCTGAGGCTGGGTGTGACCGGGCTAGCGCGTGCAGGCAAGACGGTGTTTATCACCTCGCTGGTCGCCAACCTGATCGACAGGGGACGGATGTCGCAGCTCTCGGCCCATCGTGACGGGCGCATCGAGGCTGCCTATCTGCAACCCCAACCCGATGACACCGTGCCCCGGTTTGATTTTGAAAACCATCTCGCCGCCCTGACCGGGCCGAGCCCACATTGGCCAGAGAGCACCCGGGCCGTCTCCGAACTGCGCCTGAGCCTGCGGATGCGCCCCGGCGGTATGTTCGGCGGTCTGACCGGCCCGCGCATCCTGCATCTCGACATCATTGATTATCCGGGCGAGTGGCTCTTGGATCTGTCCTTAATGGACAAGGACTACCTCAGCTGGTCCGAGGATGTGCTGCGCCGCATCAAGACCCGTGCGGAGGCTCAAGCGTTCTTGCGCGCGGCAGAGGCTGCATCCCCCGCCGAGAGCCATGACGAACCGCTGGCGCAGGGGCTGGCGCAGGCCTTCGCAGACTATCTGCAGGAGGCGCGCAACGCCGGGTATTACGATTGTACACCCGGCAGGTTCTTGTTGCCGGGGGATCTCGCGGGCTCTCCCGTTTTGACATTCGCCCCCCTGCCGCCGAGCGAGGCCCCGCGCGGCAGCCTCGCGCGCGAAATGGCACGCCGCTTTGAGGCCTATAAGTCGCAGGTGGTGCGCCCGTTCTTTCGCGATCACTTCTCGCGGATCGACAGGCAAGTGGTCTTGGTGGACGCTCTTGGTGCGCTGCATTCCGGCCCCCCCGCCATGGAGGATCTGCGCCGCGCCATGACGGATATCCTCAGCACCTTCCGCCCCGGGTCCAACCGTTTTCTGAGTCAGTTGCTACGGGGGAAACGCGTCGAGAAGATCCTCTTTGCCGCCACCAAGGCCGACCACCTCCACCATCAACAACACCCGCAACTCACGGCAATCATCGAAGCCTTAACTCATGAAGCCCGTGAGCGGGCGCAATTTGCGGGCGCTGAGACGGCGGCCCTCTCGCTGGCAGCGTTGCGCGCCACCACTGAGGAGCTCCGCATGCATGAGGGGGTGGAGTTGCCCTGCGTGCGCGGCATTCTAGCCGACAGCGGCAAGCCGGCTGCGCTTTATCCCGGCCGCCTGCCCGAAGATCCGCGGCATCTGCTGACGCCAGCCCGACAAGGAGCTGATACCTGGCTTGATGGCAGCTACGCCTCCATGCGCTTCGCGCCACAACCGCTGACCCTGAAACCCGGCGACGGGCCACCGCATATTCGGCTGGATCGCGCGGCCGAATTTCTGATCGGAGACCGTTTGTGAGCTCTGTCCTGCGCCCCGCCACACCATTGGATGCCAGCAAGCTTGGCGAGATACTCTATCGGTTTGAGCATGAGACACCCTGGATGCCCAAAGAGCACTCGCTGGCGGAGACCATCGCCTTTTGCGACCGCATGATCGCTCAAGGGTGGATCACAGTCGCGCAGGACCCCGCATCCGGGCAGATCCTCGGCTTTTGCGCAAAGGACGGGCCGGAAATCTGCGCGCTTTACTTGCTGCCAGAGCACACCGGGCTCGGCGTTGGCAAACAGCTGCTCGATCAG
This window contains:
- a CDS encoding GNAT family N-acetyltransferase, which translates into the protein MSSVLRPATPLDASKLGEILYRFEHETPWMPKEHSLAETIAFCDRMIAQGWITVAQDPASGQILGFCAKDGPEICALYLLPEHTGLGVGKQLLDQAKETSPELQLWTFEANHAAQRFYRREGFVETQRTNGHRNSEGLPDIEYRWQVKEMEHAT
- a CDS encoding YcjX family protein, whose protein sequence is MADGVLRGAETLGDALTSPFAAPSLRLGVTGLARAGKTVFITSLVANLIDRGRMSQLSAHRDGRIEAAYLQPQPDDTVPRFDFENHLAALTGPSPHWPESTRAVSELRLSLRMRPGGMFGGLTGPRILHLDIIDYPGEWLLDLSLMDKDYLSWSEDVLRRIKTRAEAQAFLRAAEAASPAESHDEPLAQGLAQAFADYLQEARNAGYYDCTPGRFLLPGDLAGSPVLTFAPLPPSEAPRGSLAREMARRFEAYKSQVVRPFFRDHFSRIDRQVVLVDALGALHSGPPAMEDLRRAMTDILSTFRPGSNRFLSQLLRGKRVEKILFAATKADHLHHQQHPQLTAIIEALTHEARERAQFAGAETAALSLAALRATTEELRMHEGVELPCVRGILADSGKPAALYPGRLPEDPRHLLTPARQGADTWLDGSYASMRFAPQPLTLKPGDGPPHIRLDRAAEFLIGDRL